In the Tamandua tetradactyla isolate mTamTet1 chromosome 8, mTamTet1.pri, whole genome shotgun sequence genome, AAAAGGAAATAACTTTATGAGACATTTTATATGAAGAAATATGCATATGAGGACTACAGATAGACATAATatagagggaaaaggagaggaattTAAAACTTGGATAACTCTAAACATGATGACATgtctagaaataaatatatctgGATTGGAAGTTGGCtttgattttataaataattctatTTGGTAAATATATCTGAGGTGAAGGTAAAACATTCAGAAATCCATGTGGATAATAAATTAGCATTTATTGGCTTATATAACCTGAAGATAGCAGGAAACCCTATTTTAGCAGTTTAAAGGAATTATCTTACACAACAAGAATCTGAGGATAAACATTGCACGCTGTGGATATCACTTTCAGAGATCCAGGTTCCATATGTCTTTCTCCATTATTCTTTGTATGAAGCTTTCGACCCCACAGCTATAAGATGGCTGCCATGCCCTCAGACATCACATCCACATATAGGGCAGAAAAAGCGGGGCGGGGGCATGAAATGAAAAGCTGAAATGGGGTGTCAACAAAGATTGCTGCACTAGAGAACATTTGCAGCAAGTCCCACTTACAGACTCTACTTACATCGTCAGAACTGGACTACGTGAGATCGTATGAATGTTTCAGCCTCTATAACagagaaaggcaaaaaaagaagCAGCCAGTCCCTGTTATCTGCCACAATATGGTATTGACTCAGTAGAAAAAGTTAGGAACTAGACAATAATAAATGAAGTTTCCAAGGGAGAGATTAGAGTAAGAAGAACAAAAGGCTGCGATCAAAGCCTTAATGACGTCAAGAGAAAGACGTATTATTATGAGAGTTGAGAAGAGCAGTCTGAGAGATAGGAGACTGCAAGGATAAAAGGGGAACTTCGTCtaagaaaaatgtgtgtttaaCAGTGTAAGATGCTATCAAGTGATTATTGAGGAGTGAAAATGAAGATATAATACCCAGGAAGTCATTGATAATTCTGGATAGAATAGTCTCAGTAGAGTATTGGGAGAAAGAGACAGTTTGCAGGAGCTAAGAAGGGAACACATTTTGAAGAAGGGCAAACAAGCAATAGGGACTATTCTTTTCAGGAATTTGATAGTGAATGGATAGAGAAGATGAATAGAATAACCCTAAAGATGACAATgttgagaaaaatgttttgagTATTTTGTTTTGGAGTGAAGAGATCTGAACATTAtagatagaaaatatataaactgaTGTCTGATAAACAGAAAGTACCAAAGGAAGAAGTGTTCCGTTGATTCTTGGCTTTTTTCTACTTCTCACTCAGACAATGCTGAGCACTAGTTATGGTGCTACTATCTTCCAAACTCAGTGCCAGAGTTACAAAGATGAACCTAACACAAGATtttccctcaaggaactcacagCCTAAGGTGAGAGCAATAAATAAGCCAAATTGAGGTTTGAAATTCTGACTTGTGAAACATAAACCTTAGGGAATATCAGGTCTAAAGGTCTTGGTAAAGGAACTTtacacataaaaatttttaagaaaggaCTCTTCATTTTCATGGCACAGTTGTCTTTCCAACATTCTTTTAGGAAGTGGTTTGGAAAAGATGGTTTTATATATTATAGACCActgggggttaaaaaaaaaaactgagaaggaTGCTTGGAACGTCCTTCTGAGCTTGGTAAAAATGTTGAAGTTTCAGGGTTTTGGTGATGAATTTGATAGTAGGCATGTTTCATTAAGAATCAAAGCCTGTGCATTCTTTCACTCTGAAGCCAGCAGCAGAAGCCCAGCAGCGTCCCAAGGTGCAGTGACTAATATTTTGAGTAAGGCCTCAGCATTCCCTTTATAGATCAAGTGTTAATATACTCTGACATGCTTGCTCACAGTACTGAAAACTAATACCAGCACAGTGTGCTAAATAAAGTGCCACTCTCAAAATGAAAATGCTTTGTGTAGAAAGGGAAATGTTTTATGAATTTCTTTAGAAATATTCTCCTAATTCTTCTgatgctaaaaataaaatgctaaaattcCTGTTTAAAGACCTTTTAAGGGTTGTTGTAATTTTCTGTGCATATCTTATACTGAAGTGAAAACTTTTACCTgagttataataaaaattttcccaGAAAGGACCAGTTGGGATTAATGCATGAACAAGTGTTTTTCCAATAACCATCTGTCTCATCCTTGAAAACAATGGTATctttatgaaattattattttttattattatcttgaACTATTTTCCTGGGTGGTttaattatagattcaatggaATGGAAAACATAAAAGTGATCATTTAGTCAAAACATCTAGACTCATAGGAgattcattttgtctttttggaGTAAGAAATTTGGCCATCCAAACCCTTTGGGGACCAGCAGTGACCATTTCATAGACTCTGAGAACTTGTAGAGAACGTAGAGAGCAATTATAAGGGATTATTTAAAGACCTCTGCGTTCTGGAATTATTTCCCTTGAAGTAGGCTGAGGTAATTCACACACAAGAAGCTTTAATCATGTAACTAATACTCTTTCTACAGGCCCTGACCGAAGTTATTGCAGTAGTTAATAGTGCTATAATGGCGCTAAGACTCCCTGATTTAGAATGCTCAATCTTCCGCTTACTAGTTGTGTGACTTTGGATAAATTACTTAACATCTCAAGAAATAACAGGAGTACCTACTCAGTAGAGTTTGGGGGAAGGTTAAATAAGTGCCTAAGAATGTACTGTAAACTTTGCTAGCTATTGTCATGTAGGACCTTGGCAACTATAAATATGGTGACAATATAATTTAGCATCCACAGAGGACACATTTGAGGCAAAAAGAGATGCTCTTAATAGGAGGTGCCAAATTAGATGTTTGATCACCTTAactataaatgcatatatttagtGTTGAGCAGTATATACAGAGtgctgcctttgttataatttattaaataatataatattgtactattaactataatgtaTAGTTTACATTGGGTTCACTGTGTTTTACAATCCTATGGACTTAAGTTTTTTTTCTCTGGTTCCATAGATAGAACCTAAActtttcccttttaactacattcaaatattcaATTCAGTGATGTCAATCACATTTACAATAGTACAATCTATTTATTTAAACCTCCTCAATGCAGTGTTCTTAAGTTAAATGGGAGAtcatttctcaaaattatttcatCTTCAGTATATATCTTGAGAGTAGACTatgatttttaagtattttttagtCTCATTTGCTAGTCATATAAGTTTTTTGGAGAAAGAGCTATATTACTGTGTATCAATTAatggtttctttcatttcagaACATACAGCTTAAATATTATAAGAGTAAAAAATAGATTACATCTCTTCACAGGTGGCAcatataattttctcatttataaactgAGCATCAAGCACTGCTCTTTTATATATCAAAGGCCATTCAATTAGTGGGACTAATTTTTTCTGGCTTTATGTCAAGTTCTGCTATTTGGCTTTGGGTTAGAGGCGATGATAACTGCATAAGCaaaactgtttccttttctttagggGATGAAATAGAACTGTTTATAATATGTTAATAATAAGCATTTTGAgcacttttgtttctcagatggctgttatatgcacacacatttttATGCCCCTCAATGAAGATGACAAGAAAGCGCCCACTCATAAGGGAAACGCTGATTACTGTCTGCTGAATTATACTGGAATGGCTTTGGGGAGGGGAGAACAAACATTAATTCCACATCAGGTATGCTTTAATAATTTGATGACAAAAGTGTTTCTGAGCTTGCAGGACACCTTTTTAaatctcataaatatttatatatttcaagaGATGATGTTTGAGTATCACTAGAATATATCAGTGTTCTACAGCATTGGCTTTTAGAGCAAAAACTgacttttgagatttttcttcaagtttaatCCTTCCTCTCCACTTTTCAGAGGAGAAATTTGATAAAATTACACAATAGCTTGTTGAAGAGTTGGAACTCGAATCCAGGGCTCCTTGTTCTAAACCCAATGTGTtatcaaatatacatttttatgtttcagccattttttaaaatggaaatatcacCCTAAGTAGCCagggaacaaaggaaaggaatgtttggatttttaaattgagttgatGTAATTAATGAAGAAATTCATGAATTTTAGCATAGTATATCTAGATGAATTAAGAACTTTTAATTAGAATCCAAATATGTGCATAAATATAGTTACACACACTTTATCTGGTATTCTACCTCAACAAACATATACTCTCAACTGTAACAGTTATTTAGGGActactttgtatttatttatttgtttattatttgtttatattatagaagttgtgggtttacagaaaaatcatgaataaaatgtCACACTCCTATGTACCACTCCACTACCAACATCCTGCAATTGGTGttgaatatttgttataattgatgaaagcacattttaataattgtattattaattaaagtccatagtttaatttagggttcattgAATAGTATAGTcaatggtgttctggtttgctaaagctgccagaatgcaatatatcagaaacgggtcagcttttttttttttttttttcggcttcattcagtgtttaaacatgattactttacaattaggtattattgtgctgttcatttatgagtttttgtatctagtcctgttgcacagtctgtatcccttcagctccaatcacccattatcttaccctgtttctaactcctgctggactctgttaccaatgacatattccaagttaattctcgaatgtcggttcacatcagtgagaccatacagtatttgtcctttagtttttggctagactcactcagcttaatgttctctaggtccatccatgttattacatgcttcataagtttattctgtcttaaacctgcataatattccattgtatgtatataccacagtttgtttagctactcgtctgttgatggacattttggctgtttccatctctttgctattgtaagtaacactgctataaacattggtgtgcaaatgtccgtttgtgtctttgcccttaagtcctttgagtagatacctagcaatggtattgctgggtcgtatggcaattctatattcagctttttgaggaagcgccaaactgccttccacagtggttgcaccatttgacattcccaccaacagtggataagtgtgcctctttctctgcatcctctccagcacttgtcattttctgttttgttgataatggccattctggtgggtgtgagatgatatctcattgtggttttgatttgcatttctctaatggccgggcacattgagcatctcttcatgtgccttttggccatttgtatttcctcttctgataggtgtctgttcaagtctttttcccattttgtaattgggttggctgtttttttgttgttgagttggacaatctctttataaattctggatactagacctttatctgatatgtcatttctaaatattgtctcccattgtgtaggctgtctttctactttctagatgaagttctttgatgcacaaaaatgtttaattttgaggagctcccatttatttatttccttcttcagtgctcttgctttaggtttaaggtccataaaaccgcctcaaattgtaagtttcataagatatctccctacattttcctctaactgttttatggtcttagacctaatgtttagacctttgatccattttgagttaacttttgtatagggtgtgagatacgggtctttcattcttttgcatatggatatccagttctctaggcaccatttattgaagagactgttctgtcccaggtgaattggcttgactgccttatcaaagatcaaatgtccatagatgagagggtctatatttgagcactctattcgattccattggtcgatatatctatctttatgccaataccatgctgttttgaccactgtggcttcataatatgccttaaagtccggcagtgcgagacctccagtttcgtttttttccctcaagatgtttttagcaattcggggcaccctgcccttccagataaatttgcttattggtttttctatttctgaaaaataagttgttgggattttgattggtattgcattgaatctgtagatcaatttaggtaggattgacatcttaactatatttagtcttccaatccatgaacacggtatgcccttccatctatttaggtcttctgtgatttcttttagcagttttttgtagttttttttatataggttttttgtctctttagttaaatttattcctaggtattttattcttttagttgcaattgtaaatgggattcgtttcttgatttcccgctccgcttgttcattgctagtgtatagaaatgatacagatttttgaatgttgatcttgtatcctgctacattgctgtactcatttattagctctagtagttttgttgtggatttttccaggttttcgacatatggtatcatatcgtctgcaaacagtgatagttttacttcttcctttccaattttgaagccttgtatttctttttcttgtctaattgctctggctagaacctccaacacaatgttgaataatagtggtgataatggacatccttgtcttgttcctgatcttagggagaaagttttcaatttttccccattgaggatgatattagctgtgggtttttcgtatattccctctatcattttaaggaagttcccttgtattcctatcttttgaagtgttttcaacaggaaaggatgttgaatcttgtcagatgccttctctgcatcaattgagatgatcaggtgatttttctgctttgatttgttgatatggtgtattacattaattgattttcttatgttgaaccatccttgcatacctgggatgaatccttcttggtcatgatgtataattcttttaatgtgttgttggatacgatttgctagaattttattgaggaattttgcatctatgttcattagagagattggcctgtagttttctttttttgtaatatctttgcctggttttggtatgagggtgatgttggcttcatagaatgaattaggtagttttccctccacttcgatttttttgaagagtttgaggagagttggtactaattctttctggaatgtttgatagaattcacatgtgaagccgtctggtcctggacttttctttttaggaagcttttgaatgactaattcaatctctttacttgtgattggtttgttgaggtcatctatgtcttcttgagtcaaagttggttgttcatgtctttccaggaacccgtccatttcctctaaattgttgtatttattagcgtaaagttgttcatagtatcctgttattacctcctttatttctgtgaggtcagtagttatgtctcctcttccatttctgatcttatttatttgcatcctcgttcttcttctttttgtcaatcttgctaagggcccatcaatcttattgattttctcatagaaccaacttctggtcttattgatttcctctattgttttcatgttttcaatttcatttatttctgctctgatctttgttatttctttccttttgcttgctttgggatttgtttgctgttctttctccagttcttccaagtggacagttaattcctacatttttgccttttcttctattctgatataggcatttacggcaataaatttccctcttagcactgcgtcctataagttttgatatgttgtgttttcgttttcatttgcctcgaggtatttactaatttctcttgcaattttttctttgacccactcgttgtttaagagtgtgttgagcctccacgtatttgtgaattttctggcactccacctattattgatttccaacttcgttcctttatgatccaagaaagtgttgtgtattatttcaatctttttaatttgttaagacttgctttgtgacccagcatatggtctatctttgagaatgatccatgagcacttgagaaaaaggtgtatcctgctgttgtgggatgtaatgtcctataaatgtctgttaagtctagctcatttatagtaatattcagattctctatttctttattgatcctctgtctagatgttctgtccattgatgagagtggtgaattgaagtctccaactattatggtatatgtgtctatttcccttttcagtgtttgcagtgtattcctcacgtattttggggcattctggtttggtgcataaatatttatgattgttatgtcttcttgtttaattgttccttttattagtagatagtgtccttctttgtctcttttaactgttttacatttgaattctaatttgttggatattagtatagccactcctgctcttttctggttgttatttgcatgaaatgtcttttcccaacctttcactttcaaactatgtttatctttgggtctaagatgtgtttcctgtagacagcatatgaaaggatcctgtttttaatccattctgccagtctatgtcttttgattggggaattcagtccattaacatttagtgttattactgtttggatactATTTTCCTCtacgattttgccttttgtattatatatatatataatatctgactttccttctttctacactcttctctatacctctctcttctgttttttcgtatctgactctagtgctccctttagtatttcttgcagagctggtctcttggtcacaaattctctcagtgactttttgtctgagaatgttttaatttctccctcatttttgaaggacaattttgctggatataggagtcttggttggcagtttttctcttttagtaatttaaatatatcatcccactgtcttctagcttccatggtttctgctgagaaatctatacatagtcttattgggtttcccttgtatgtgatggattgttttcctcttgctgctttcaagatcctctctttctctttgacctctgacattctaactagtaagtgtcttggagaacgcctatttgggtctaatctctttggggtgcgctgtagttcttggatctgtaattttaattctttcataagagttgggaaattttcagtgataatttcttccattagtttttctcctccttttcccttctcttctccttctgggacacccacaacacgtatatttgtgcggttcaaattgtccttcagttctctgatcccctgttcaaatttttccattcttttccctatactttctgtttctttttggaattcagatgttccatcctccaaatcactaattctatcttctgtctctttaaatctatcattgtaggtatccattgatttttccatcttttctactttatccttcacttccataagttctgtgatttgttttttcagtttatctatttcttctttttgttcagcccatgtcttcttcgtgtcctccctcaatttatcgatttcgtttttgaagaggttttccatttctgttcgtatattcagcattagttgtttcagctcctgtatctcatttgaactattggtttgttgttttgactgggccatattttcaattttctgagcatgatccattatcttctgctggcgtctcggcatttagtcagatttccctgggtgttggacccaacagtttgaaagatttttctgtgaaatctctgagttctgtttttcttatcctgcccagtaggtggcgctcgtggtacacgtttgtctgcgagtcccaccagtaaaaggtgctatgggtcctttaactttggaaaactctcaccccGGGGGGAGGAtcaccagccgaagtggcttggaagagtgccagctggcccagggatccgaacgcggggagagtcgccggccgccgcagcccgggagagcgcccgtccaaatctcctagtcggcccggggcgccaagcgtggtgggagagcgccagccgccacggcccgggagagtgcaccgttcccagccggaccaggaagtcacgtgtttgaaagggaccccggtcaccgttctccgtggcctggggatctcctatccagttctcccagttggtccggggggccacacGTGGGGGGGACGCCTGCCGCCgcgcttgaggggactgcctgcccagttgtcccagctggcccgggaaggaggaagggagggactccggctgcttgccgccctggcctgggaaagcccgcaccccttggtgatctcactggagcgggttctctcagtcagtcagccattccaggatggggtatgctgtctttttgatctctgtcatggctcttgGAGCTGTTCTATATTGTTTCTACTcccttagtagctgttctggaggaggaagtaagatccgtgcgtcttactaagccgccatcttctccagaagtctagAGAAAGGGGTTTTATACCTTGCAAGCATTGTTTCCTCATGTGTAAGATGGAGCAGTTTCATAGGATGACTGAGGATTTCATGAGCTGCCAACTTCAAGTTGCATATGGTAACTTGTTAAACATTAACAATggtttcattttgtctcatcataTCTCTTTCCATTCTTCCCACCCTGTACTGCTGGCCTGGGCTGGATTGGTGGGGTGTCTTGTTTTTTGGAACAGGAAAAGTAAGAGAACTTGGCAGAAACCAAGGTTTAGTCATGTAAAGGATCTCAACTCGATCCCGCGCGCAAGTCGGCCGACACCCTCTGCTGCACTCGCAGGCTAACGCCCGGCTcagaaatgggtcagcttttataaaggaaatgtaaatatccaagctaaggcatctagagaaagataccttgactcaagaaagggtcaGTGATGTTTTGGGAttactctgtcagctgggaaggcacacggcgatatttgctagttttctctcctagcTTTTCATTCAAAAGACTtccccagggacgttttccttctgcatctccaaaggtctcttgtcagtgtcagctctgaagctttgtccaaaatagttcccttttaaaggactccagtaaacaacaccatcttgaatggatggagacacatctccatggaaaccacctaatcagaagttcccacccacaattggacaggtgacatctccatggaaacaacttaatcaaaaagatgccacccaacaatattgagtcaagattaaagaacatagatTTTCTGGTGAATATGACAGTTTCACATCAGCacatatggaattaaaaaaaattattctttcgtCATATATATAATcttacatttccccttttaatcatattaagatatatatttcattgcCATTAATTGTGTTTacactgttgtgctaccatcaccaccatccattaccaaaacatttccatcattccagatagggacctgtacattttaagccttaattttccatttcctaTCTAAACTCTgtcccctggtaaactatattctggattctgacttagtgagtttgcttattctaatttattcaaaacagtgagataatataatatttatccttttgtgtctggcatatgtCACTCAACAAGATGTTtttaaagttcatccatgctgtcacatgtattGGCAcctcctttttacagctgagtaatattccattgtatgtatgtgtcACATATAATAGAGACATAGATGCTTCCTTAccttttattctagaagtttaaCTGTTCgagctcttatattaaggtctttgatccattttgagttgatttttgtctgtgatgtgaggtagggggtccttcattttcctttttttttttttttttacagatgaagatccagttttcccagcaccatttgttgagaagagtattcttttccaattgaataGCATTTGCAACttagtcaaaaatcagttaaccataaaAGTGAGGGTTGCTATCTGAGCTTTCCAttgtattccattggtctgtttctctttttgtgccagtaccatactgttttgattactgtggctttgtagtaaattttaagatcagaaagtgtgaatcctttaacttcattctcctttttcaagatgctttagctatttggggttccttacccttctgtataaatttgatgattggtttttctatttctgcagagaaagttgttggaattttgattgggattgtgttgaatctattaATTGCTTTGGGTAAGGTTGTTATCTTAAtggtatttagtcttctaatctaaGAACATGGAAGACCTTTTCATTAATTTGggctttctttgatttcttttagcaatgttctgtagttttccatgtataagtcctttacatccttcattagatttattcctagatatttgattcttttaattgctattgaattaaaatattcaatattataa is a window encoding:
- the LOC143643718 gene encoding uncharacterized protein LOC143643718, with amino-acid sequence MVLLSSKLSARVTKMNLTQDFPSRNSQPKMAVICTHIFMPLNEDDKKAPTHKGNADYCLLNYTGMALGRGEQTLIPHQLFYEVHLTRNQEWPPANSQRGTEVFNPTNHEGLNLANNHLSDCGSGSFSRWALREAETQPAP